In Pedobacter heparinus DSM 2366, the following are encoded in one genomic region:
- a CDS encoding alkaline phosphatase family protein, with the protein MKKLCILLLLISASSNLIFAQLPGKVHGSSRVLLPNGWSLSPVGRSLPLGDLPLNIQLSHDKKKIAVTNNGQSKQTIQLIDVKTERITDEKEIGKSWYGLQFNEKDNKLYVSGGNDNIILVYPVEKGKLLEPDTIRLGKAWPVKISPAGLALDDLNQVLYVVTKEDNSLYIVDLTTRKTLKKVALGSEAYSCILSPDRKILYISLWGANKVVLLDTKLGQITDSIATQYAPNELLLNKKGDYLFVANGGDNSVSIINTQTKKVVEVISSAVHPTQLTGSTTNALALSDNEQTLYIANADNNCLAVFNVAKIGESVSLGFIPTGWYPTSVKYCKNRIWVANGKGFTSMANPKGPQPISKVDNSELHEGSTPDKRLQYIGGLFKGTLSIVDDPKETVLKEYTQMVYSNTPFNKQQQAPSASNPIPFKKGDVSPIKYVFYIIKENRTYDQVLGDVKKGNGDPKLCLFPEKVTPNIHALAEEYVLLDNFYVDAEVSADGHNWSMGAYANDYVEKTWPTQYGKRGGAGDYGGNRKITYPRDGFIWDYCKRAGVSYRSYGEFANGKTAVIAALKDHFCVGFPSFDFEIKDTTRCAIWIKDFDRLLAKDEVPQFNTIKFPNDHTSGQKRGQISPLAAVADNDLAVGLFIEHLSHSRIWKESAVFILEDDAQNGPDHVDAHRSPALVISPYTKRNQVVSTMYSTSGFLRTMELILGLPPMSQYDAAAIPLYDCFTATPDYTPYNHRKAGVNLDTRNVALNKSAELSETFSFAKEDEAPDLQLNQVVWKSVKGEDAVMPAPRRSAFVIAEKKKKDDDD; encoded by the coding sequence ATGAAGAAATTATGTATCCTGTTGCTGCTGATCAGCGCATCCAGTAATTTAATTTTCGCACAGTTACCCGGAAAAGTTCATGGCAGCAGTCGGGTACTTTTGCCCAATGGCTGGTCCTTAAGTCCGGTTGGCAGGTCGCTACCTTTAGGAGACCTGCCCCTGAACATCCAGCTTTCCCACGATAAAAAGAAGATTGCGGTGACCAATAATGGCCAAAGTAAGCAAACTATCCAGCTGATAGATGTTAAAACGGAACGTATTACCGACGAAAAAGAGATTGGGAAATCCTGGTATGGCCTGCAGTTTAATGAAAAGGATAATAAGCTCTATGTTTCGGGGGGCAATGACAATATCATCCTGGTTTATCCGGTTGAAAAGGGTAAACTGCTTGAACCTGATACCATCAGGCTGGGAAAAGCCTGGCCGGTAAAGATCAGTCCGGCCGGACTTGCCCTTGATGACCTGAACCAGGTTTTGTATGTAGTTACCAAGGAAGACAATAGTCTTTATATCGTTGACCTGACTACCAGAAAAACACTTAAAAAAGTTGCTTTAGGCTCAGAAGCTTATTCCTGTATCCTTTCGCCCGACCGGAAGATTTTATACATTTCACTTTGGGGAGCCAATAAGGTAGTCCTGCTGGATACAAAGCTGGGGCAGATTACGGATAGCATTGCTACGCAATATGCGCCTAATGAGCTGTTGCTGAATAAAAAAGGCGATTATCTGTTTGTAGCCAATGGTGGCGATAACTCGGTTTCCATCATCAATACGCAGACAAAAAAAGTAGTTGAGGTGATCTCATCAGCAGTACATCCAACACAACTGACCGGCTCAACAACTAATGCCCTGGCCTTGTCAGACAATGAACAGACACTTTACATTGCAAATGCCGATAACAATTGCCTTGCGGTATTTAATGTTGCTAAAATAGGCGAAAGTGTAAGCCTGGGTTTTATCCCGACAGGCTGGTACCCAACGAGTGTTAAGTATTGCAAAAACAGGATCTGGGTAGCAAATGGAAAAGGCTTTACCAGCATGGCAAATCCTAAAGGCCCGCAACCCATCAGCAAAGTAGACAACAGCGAGCTGCATGAAGGCTCCACTCCGGATAAAAGGTTGCAGTATATTGGTGGCTTGTTTAAAGGAACTTTGTCTATTGTTGATGATCCGAAAGAAACGGTGCTGAAAGAATATACACAAATGGTGTATAGTAACACACCTTTCAATAAGCAGCAGCAGGCACCATCAGCATCCAATCCTATACCCTTTAAAAAAGGTGATGTAAGCCCTATAAAGTATGTTTTTTATATTATTAAGGAAAACCGGACTTATGATCAGGTATTGGGAGATGTTAAAAAAGGAAACGGAGATCCTAAGCTTTGTCTTTTTCCGGAAAAAGTAACGCCAAACATCCATGCTTTAGCTGAAGAATACGTACTGCTGGATAATTTTTATGTGGATGCCGAGGTGAGTGCCGATGGCCATAACTGGAGTATGGGCGCCTATGCGAATGATTATGTCGAAAAAACCTGGCCCACACAATATGGTAAACGTGGCGGGGCCGGAGATTACGGCGGAAACCGGAAAATTACTTATCCCAGGGATGGTTTTATCTGGGATTACTGTAAAAGGGCGGGGGTCAGTTACCGGAGCTACGGCGAATTTGCAAATGGCAAGACCGCGGTTATTGCAGCTTTGAAAGACCATTTTTGTGTCGGTTTTCCTTCTTTTGACTTTGAAATAAAAGATACCACCCGTTGTGCCATCTGGATAAAAGATTTTGACCGGCTGCTTGCAAAAGATGAAGTTCCGCAATTTAATACCATTAAATTCCCTAATGACCATACCAGCGGACAAAAGAGGGGGCAGATTTCGCCCCTGGCTGCTGTTGCCGACAATGACCTTGCTGTGGGATTGTTCATTGAACACCTCTCGCACAGCAGGATCTGGAAAGAATCAGCTGTTTTTATACTGGAAGATGATGCCCAGAACGGACCCGACCATGTGGATGCACATCGTTCGCCCGCACTGGTCATCAGTCCCTATACCAAAAGGAACCAGGTAGTGAGCACGATGTATTCTACCAGTGGGTTTTTGCGGACTATGGAACTGATACTTGGACTGCCACCAATGAGCCAGTATGATGCAGCAGCAATACCCTTATACGATTGTTTTACAGCAACACCGGATTATACCCCCTATAATCACCGGAAGGCAGGGGTAAACCTCGATACCAGGAATGTAGCATTGAATAAAAGTGCTGAACTTTCGGAAACTTTTAGTTTTGCGAAAGAGGATGAGGCGCCCGACCTGCAACTGAACCAGGTGGTATGGAAATCTGTAAAAGGGGAGGATGCTGTAATGCCTGCCCCCAGAAGAAGTGCATTTGTGATTGCAGAAAAGAAAAAGAAAGATGATGACGATTAA
- a CDS encoding metallophosphoesterase family protein has protein sequence MSDRRGFIKGSMAGMLLAGLSPSVSALAAVHQQHMDKADRKLKLRFAIASDGHYGQPGTAYKKDHENMVGWLNEAHAKMPLNFVVINGDLVHDRPELLAVVKKEHYDQLHVPFYAVPGNHDHADAAIWKSVFGYADNFSIQKNEVGLVFANTSDTKGKYLCPDNSFLKQELEKFKGLKTVFVVLHIPPHFWVPESPFVDCPDTIKLLHSYPNVKAVFHGHDHSLDAVFYTNKLPHFFDAHIGGNWGTAYRGYRIVEVDEDDKVTTYQVNASGTPLLNETKF, from the coding sequence ATGTCAGACAGGAGAGGTTTTATTAAAGGCAGTATGGCAGGAATGCTGCTGGCGGGGCTTTCCCCATCGGTTTCTGCACTTGCTGCTGTTCATCAGCAGCATATGGACAAAGCAGACAGGAAATTGAAGTTGCGTTTTGCCATTGCTTCAGACGGGCATTATGGGCAGCCGGGCACAGCCTATAAAAAAGACCACGAAAATATGGTAGGCTGGCTGAATGAAGCCCATGCAAAGATGCCGCTTAATTTTGTGGTCATTAACGGTGACCTGGTGCACGACAGGCCTGAATTGTTGGCAGTGGTTAAAAAAGAACATTACGATCAGCTTCATGTTCCCTTTTACGCAGTTCCGGGCAACCACGATCACGCCGATGCTGCGATCTGGAAGTCTGTATTCGGCTATGCAGATAATTTTTCAATTCAAAAAAATGAGGTAGGGCTGGTGTTTGCGAATACCTCAGACACTAAAGGTAAATATCTTTGTCCCGACAATTCTTTTTTAAAGCAGGAACTGGAGAAGTTTAAAGGACTTAAAACTGTGTTTGTGGTGTTACATATTCCTCCCCATTTCTGGGTGCCGGAAAGTCCTTTTGTAGATTGTCCGGACACCATTAAACTGTTACATAGCTATCCCAACGTTAAAGCTGTTTTTCATGGTCATGACCATAGCCTGGATGCAGTTTTTTATACCAATAAATTACCGCATTTTTTTGATGCCCACATAGGTGGTAACTGGGGAACGGCTTATCGTGGTTATCGGATAGTAGAAGTTGACGAGGATGATAAGGTAACCACTTATCAGGTAAATGCAAGCGGAACTCCCTTACTCAATGAAACTAAATTTTAG
- a CDS encoding dicarboxylate/amino acid:cation symporter, protein MKGFVKNYSGIIWLLTGIALGSIAGLIFGKKVEVLKPIGDIFLNLLFTAVIPLVFFAISSAIANIKPSDKLSRMMGFTAIVFLATVLISAILTIVAVKIFPIHEALGNAQLSEKIEDSPFAEQLTKLFTTTEFYELLSRKSMLAMIIFSIMIGFAALKAGKAADQFVGFLHSGNEVFKGVFILIMKAGPIGLGAYFAYQVGVFGPQLFGTYAKSLGLYYGFGAFYFVVMFSVYAFVAGGIKGIRRYWKNNLIPSATAVGTCSSIAVIPSNLDAAKKMGIPEYIANVTIPLGATLHKDGSSISSIVKMAVVFALFGKGFDTADAIVLALGMTVLVSVVEGGIPNGGYVGELLFISAYGLPIEALPPAMIIGTLVDPMATLLNATGDTVASMVVTRFTEGRQWIDKAI, encoded by the coding sequence ATGAAAGGATTTGTAAAAAATTATAGCGGCATTATATGGTTGCTCACAGGAATTGCTTTAGGCAGTATTGCCGGATTAATATTCGGTAAAAAAGTAGAGGTATTAAAGCCAATAGGCGATATATTTCTAAACCTCTTATTTACCGCTGTCATCCCCCTGGTCTTCTTCGCCATTTCTTCTGCTATAGCCAATATCAAACCTTCAGATAAACTGAGCAGAATGATGGGGTTTACCGCAATCGTATTTCTTGCCACGGTACTCATATCTGCCATACTGACCATTGTTGCCGTTAAAATATTCCCTATCCATGAAGCATTGGGCAATGCTCAGCTCAGCGAAAAAATAGAAGACAGCCCCTTTGCCGAGCAACTTACAAAATTATTTACCACAACAGAGTTTTACGAACTGCTGTCACGCAAAAGCATGCTGGCGATGATCATCTTTTCCATCATGATAGGCTTTGCCGCATTAAAAGCCGGAAAGGCCGCAGATCAGTTTGTTGGTTTCCTGCATTCCGGCAACGAAGTGTTTAAAGGGGTATTTATCCTGATCATGAAAGCAGGCCCTATAGGTCTGGGTGCTTATTTTGCCTACCAGGTTGGTGTCTTCGGTCCACAATTGTTTGGCACCTATGCCAAGTCTTTGGGCCTGTACTATGGCTTTGGGGCTTTTTATTTCGTGGTCATGTTCAGTGTATACGCCTTTGTAGCGGGCGGCATCAAAGGCATCAGAAGGTACTGGAAAAATAACCTTATTCCTTCTGCAACGGCAGTAGGCACCTGCAGCAGTATTGCTGTTATACCTTCCAACCTGGATGCCGCAAAAAAAATGGGCATCCCTGAATACATCGCCAATGTAACCATTCCCCTTGGCGCAACCCTGCATAAAGATGGCTCCAGCATCTCCTCTATTGTTAAAATGGCGGTTGTTTTTGCCTTATTTGGTAAAGGCTTTGATACGGCCGATGCCATTGTGCTTGCACTGGGTATGACAGTGCTGGTAAGTGTGGTAGAAGGCGGTATCCCAAATGGTGGTTATGTAGGCGAACTGCTGTTCATCTCGGCCTACGGACTACCGATTGAGGCCCTCCCTCCTGCAATGATCATTGGCACATTGGTTGATCCCATGGCTACCCTGCTCAATGCTACCGGCGATACGGTTGCTTCTATGGTGGTAACCAGGTTTACCGAAGGCCGGCAATGGATAGACAAGGCAATATAA
- a CDS encoding c-type cytochrome, with the protein MKILKILGLIVLFVIVIATAAGFYVNVALPDTGKAPAVKIEVTPERLERGRYLANHVTACMDCHSSRNWSLFSGPPVAGTIGQGGEVFDENMGFPGKIYAANITPHALGSWTDGEILKAVTTGVNKDGKALFPLMGYSRFGKMDREDIYSIIAYIRSLQPIKSQVPNTELNFPVSLINKTLPKAADFQKKPDASDSLKYGAYLVNAAGCVDCHSKMDKGNIVPGSEFGGGMEFIQPAGIMRSPNITMHKVNGLGNWSKTMFVQRFKMYADSTVKLPGMGRNELNTPMPWTMYAGMTQQDLAAIYTYLNSLKPLDNKVEVREIKGQPL; encoded by the coding sequence ATGAAAATTTTAAAAATATTAGGGCTAATTGTCCTTTTTGTGATTGTTATTGCCACTGCTGCAGGCTTCTATGTAAATGTTGCCCTACCCGATACCGGAAAGGCACCAGCAGTAAAAATTGAAGTGACCCCTGAGCGGTTGGAAAGGGGCCGTTACCTGGCCAATCATGTTACAGCCTGTATGGACTGTCACAGCAGCCGCAACTGGAGTTTATTTTCGGGTCCTCCGGTTGCCGGTACTATAGGTCAGGGTGGCGAAGTTTTCGATGAAAACATGGGTTTCCCCGGCAAAATTTACGCGGCCAACATTACCCCGCATGCCCTGGGTAGCTGGACTGACGGGGAAATATTAAAAGCAGTAACCACCGGTGTAAATAAAGACGGAAAAGCTTTGTTCCCATTAATGGGTTACAGCCGCTTCGGAAAAATGGACAGAGAAGATATTTATAGCATTATTGCTTACATCCGCAGTCTGCAACCTATAAAAAGCCAGGTACCAAATACAGAACTAAATTTTCCGGTAAGCCTGATCAATAAAACATTACCAAAAGCGGCCGACTTTCAAAAAAAGCCTGATGCAAGCGATAGCCTGAAATATGGCGCTTACCTGGTAAATGCCGCTGGTTGTGTAGATTGCCATAGTAAAATGGATAAAGGCAATATTGTACCTGGTTCTGAATTTGGGGGTGGTATGGAATTTATACAGCCTGCAGGAATTATGCGCTCGCCAAACATTACCATGCATAAGGTAAATGGTTTGGGCAACTGGAGCAAAACCATGTTTGTACAAAGATTTAAAATGTATGCAGACAGTACCGTTAAACTGCCAGGCATGGGCAGGAACGAACTCAATACCCCAATGCCATGGACCATGTATGCCGGAATGACACAGCAGGACCTGGCTGCCATTTATACTTATCTGAATAGCTTAAAACCACTTGACAATAAGGTTGAAGTAAGGGAAATTAAAGGACAACCGCTTTAA
- the map gene encoding type I methionyl aminopeptidase: MSITSQEELFGMKQVSNAVAETLKQMREYAAPGMSAQELDDFGGNILNQLGAKSAPRLTYGFPGWTCISVNNEVAHGIPTKAKILNEGDLINIDVSAELNGFWADNGGSFILGRDLNKLQPLVDVSKQILKKAIAQIKGGVRIADIGKLIEMQAKQAGYKVIKNLAGHGVGRSLHEEPHDILNCYDRYNTDRFKKNSIVAIETFIATDSSYAEQQEDGWTLIGNRGGYVAQHEHTIMITNGMPIILTAANEIWG; this comes from the coding sequence ATGTCAATCACATCGCAGGAAGAATTATTTGGAATGAAACAGGTAAGCAATGCTGTTGCAGAAACATTAAAGCAAATGCGGGAGTACGCCGCACCAGGCATGTCGGCCCAGGAGCTGGACGACTTTGGCGGTAATATCCTGAATCAGCTGGGTGCCAAATCTGCCCCCAGGCTAACCTATGGTTTTCCGGGCTGGACCTGCATCAGTGTAAACAATGAGGTGGCGCATGGTATTCCAACCAAGGCTAAGATTTTGAATGAAGGGGACCTGATCAATATTGATGTCTCGGCAGAACTAAACGGTTTTTGGGCAGATAATGGCGGCTCATTTATACTTGGTCGTGATTTAAATAAGCTACAACCCCTGGTTGATGTGTCCAAACAAATTTTGAAAAAAGCAATTGCTCAGATTAAGGGCGGTGTAAGAATTGCAGATATTGGTAAATTGATAGAAATGCAGGCCAAACAAGCAGGTTACAAAGTGATCAAGAACCTTGCAGGGCATGGTGTAGGAAGAAGCCTGCATGAAGAACCTCATGATATATTGAACTGTTATGACAGGTACAATACCGATCGTTTCAAAAAGAATTCTATAGTAGCGATTGAGACTTTTATTGCTACAGACTCCAGCTATGCAGAACAGCAGGAAGATGGCTGGACCTTGATAGGAAACCGTGGTGGGTATGTAGCCCAGCATGAGCATACCATTATGATCACTAATGGTATGCCCATAATTCTTACTGCTGCAAACGAGATCTGGGGATAA
- a CDS encoding tetratricopeptide repeat-containing sensor histidine kinase: MRKLTLLFFSVITCFVCNAQVDKVDSLLKKIKVIQNDTNKVKLYYALADQYLNSNLKEAEKFCRKAEVLSRRLNYKQGILDYYSNYANVLYLNGKFDDRLELALEAVEYAKKNADSTEFARSMLNAGIAYSLIEDYQSAVNQIEKARDILIRNNQHKYNGNIYNLLQLLYNSMHQYRKGANNGLLAIDILAKSKDKTSLQEALSNLGLNYIELKLYDSAKYYLNKAVVLSNASGNKQIQTAAALNFALIALRSQQTDSIKPYVTKALKLSKANDWHEQEGLAQYGLAYYYLLKKNNAIAQLYADSALRLTQQYNIPNLKQKLYPLLSSLYYARQEPQQGYFYYNKSEMFNDSLLNTAITKHTIFTEKKFETSRKEAQIKLQQSQLRQKNNLIYFLFAGALALLSISLLSYRNYRNRRKLQQAKIDELETEKQLMATEAVLKGEEQERTRLAKDLHDGLGGMLSGIKFSLSNMKENMVMTPDNVNAFERSMDMLDSSIKEMRRVAHNMMPEILLKYGLDTALMEFCTEIDRNGVLRVNYQSVGVHEADIPQTISVTIYRIVQELLNNAIKHAHAKNILVQLHQSNQGKLLAITVEDDGNGFDTDLLKKSDGMGWLNIKNRVEFLKGRIDLQSAPGKGTSVMIEINS, from the coding sequence ATGAGAAAATTAACGTTGCTATTTTTTTCAGTTATAACCTGTTTTGTATGTAATGCTCAGGTTGACAAAGTAGACAGCCTTTTAAAGAAAATTAAAGTGATACAGAATGACACCAATAAGGTAAAACTGTATTATGCACTGGCCGACCAATATCTAAATAGCAATTTAAAAGAGGCAGAAAAATTTTGCCGTAAAGCTGAAGTTTTAAGTAGAAGACTAAATTATAAGCAAGGGATACTGGACTATTATAGCAATTATGCTAATGTACTCTATTTAAATGGGAAATTTGATGATCGACTAGAGTTAGCTTTGGAAGCTGTGGAGTATGCTAAAAAAAATGCCGACTCTACCGAATTTGCCCGTAGCATGCTAAATGCCGGTATTGCATATTCGTTAATCGAAGATTACCAAAGTGCCGTAAATCAAATTGAAAAGGCAAGAGATATATTGATCAGAAACAATCAGCATAAATACAATGGTAATATTTATAATTTACTCCAACTGCTGTATAATTCCATGCATCAGTACAGAAAAGGAGCAAATAATGGCTTGTTAGCTATTGATATTCTTGCAAAATCAAAAGATAAAACATCGCTACAAGAAGCATTAAGCAATCTGGGATTAAATTATATTGAGTTAAAACTGTACGACTCCGCCAAATATTACTTAAACAAGGCTGTGGTTTTGTCAAATGCAAGCGGAAACAAACAAATACAGACAGCAGCAGCACTAAACTTTGCCTTAATTGCACTTCGGTCGCAACAAACAGACAGCATAAAACCCTATGTAACCAAAGCACTTAAACTTTCCAAAGCGAATGATTGGCATGAACAAGAAGGATTAGCACAATACGGACTGGCCTATTATTACCTGCTGAAAAAGAACAATGCGATTGCGCAGTTATACGCCGACTCTGCACTTCGCTTAACTCAACAATACAATATACCAAACTTAAAACAAAAGCTATACCCCTTGCTTTCAAGCTTATACTACGCCCGACAGGAACCGCAGCAGGGTTACTTTTATTATAACAAATCAGAAATGTTTAATGATAGCTTGTTAAATACGGCCATAACAAAACATACCATTTTCACCGAAAAAAAATTTGAAACCTCAAGAAAAGAAGCACAAATAAAATTGCAGCAATCGCAACTACGACAAAAAAACAACCTGATTTATTTCTTATTTGCAGGTGCCCTAGCCTTGCTTTCTATTTCTTTACTTAGCTACCGGAATTACAGGAACAGGCGAAAATTACAACAAGCCAAAATAGATGAATTAGAAACTGAAAAACAACTTATGGCCACTGAAGCGGTGCTAAAAGGCGAAGAGCAGGAACGCACCCGACTAGCCAAAGACCTGCATGATGGGCTTGGCGGGATGTTGAGCGGAATAAAATTTTCATTAAGTAATATGAAGGAGAATATGGTAATGACGCCCGATAATGTTAACGCTTTTGAAAGAAGTATGGATATGCTGGATAGTTCCATTAAGGAAATGCGGCGTGTAGCGCATAATATGATGCCCGAAATTTTATTAAAATACGGCCTTGATACGGCATTAATGGAGTTTTGTACTGAAATTGATCGCAATGGTGTATTACGTGTAAACTATCAATCGGTGGGGGTACATGAGGCAGATATACCGCAAACAATCTCTGTTACCATTTACCGTATTGTACAAGAATTATTAAACAATGCAATTAAACATGCTCATGCAAAAAATATACTGGTTCAACTTCATCAATCCAATCAAGGGAAATTATTAGCTATTACCGTAGAGGATGATGGAAATGGCTTTGATACCGATCTATTAAAAAAATCTGACGGGATGGGCTGGCTGAATATAAAAAACCGTGTGGAGTTTTTAAAAGGCAGAATAGATTTGCAATCTGCCCCTGGCAAGGGCACTTCAGTAATGATAGAAATTAATAGTTAA
- a CDS encoding response regulator: MTMKVGIFVVDDHYMVIEGIRSLLQNEKTLDWMGHATNAASCLSFLKLHEPDVILMDVNLPDKSGIDLCKEVKQLYPSVAVLGLSTFNQQAIIKNMIDNGASGYVLKNATKEELLEAINAVSKGKVYYSQEAFSSLRIPAPDQLLITRREKEVLLLIAEGLTNAEIAEKLFISIPTVNTHRKSLIEKFNVKNTAMLIGKAIKLGLI; the protein is encoded by the coding sequence ATGACGATGAAAGTAGGCATTTTTGTAGTAGATGATCATTATATGGTGATAGAGGGCATTCGTTCTTTATTGCAAAATGAAAAAACGCTTGATTGGATGGGCCATGCTACCAATGCGGCATCCTGCCTGAGTTTTCTTAAGTTACACGAACCTGATGTGATATTAATGGATGTAAATCTTCCGGATAAAAGTGGAATAGATCTATGTAAGGAAGTTAAACAACTATATCCTTCTGTAGCAGTGCTTGGGCTAAGTACATTTAACCAGCAGGCTATTATCAAAAACATGATAGATAACGGTGCATCAGGCTATGTGTTAAAAAATGCGACCAAAGAAGAACTCCTGGAAGCCATAAATGCCGTTTCAAAAGGCAAAGTATATTATAGTCAGGAAGCTTTTAGTTCATTGCGAATACCGGCACCTGATCAGCTCCTGATTACCCGAAGAGAAAAAGAAGTGCTGTTGTTAATTGCTGAAGGGCTAACCAATGCCGAGATAGCAGAAAAACTTTTCATCAGCATTCCAACGGTAAACACGCATCGCAAAAGCCTGATAGAAAAATTTAATGTAAAAAATACAGCTATGCTAATTGGCAAGGCTATAAAGCTGGGCCTGATTTAA